One region of Polynucleobacter sp. SHI8 genomic DNA includes:
- a CDS encoding MT-A70 family methyltransferase, which yields MNTIKTTVIQPAMKIHEAAYLFPEMTTDAFLKLKEDIRINGQQVPIIVQNGYLLDGRARYRACRELGITPILCELPETNEPIERLLNSLNFHRRHLEEGQRAMIAARMANSYIGGNQYTPGTVSQKQAALDLKVSVDSLQRAKSVLNLGSAELIKAVDDGQLNVSNAAVIATLPEHAQNKVLELSEKEILEKAKALRKAKTEARRSQILEEIEAKRANNKPLDPRAGPYNVILADPPWDYMGEVAVGYPTMTLEDICAMPVNDIAAEDAVLFLWCSASLIREALAVIDAWGFTYKTQSIWDKMSAGQGCYVRVQHEILLIATRGKLPEVPPTARPGSVFTFRRREHSRKPDYCYEMIESMYPELSNKIELFCRGIPRKNWNGFGNECITDDQILSPVMQMINAENDDVYFSEKQAA from the coding sequence ATGAACACAATCAAAACCACAGTAATTCAACCTGCCATGAAAATCCATGAAGCAGCATATTTATTCCCAGAAATGACCACGGATGCTTTTTTGAAATTAAAAGAAGATATCCGCATCAATGGTCAGCAAGTGCCAATTATCGTACAAAACGGCTACTTGTTAGATGGTCGCGCTCGCTATCGTGCATGCCGAGAGTTAGGGATCACGCCAATTTTATGTGAGCTACCTGAAACAAATGAACCAATTGAGCGGCTTCTTAACAGTCTTAACTTTCACCGTCGCCATCTTGAAGAAGGACAACGAGCAATGATTGCAGCTCGTATGGCAAATTCATACATCGGTGGCAATCAATACACACCAGGTACAGTATCTCAAAAACAGGCTGCATTGGATTTGAAGGTATCCGTTGATTCATTGCAACGGGCTAAATCGGTATTGAATCTTGGCTCAGCCGAATTAATTAAAGCTGTTGATGATGGTCAATTGAATGTCAGTAATGCTGCCGTCATTGCGACATTGCCTGAACACGCTCAAAACAAAGTGCTTGAACTTTCAGAGAAGGAAATTTTGGAAAAAGCAAAAGCACTTCGCAAAGCAAAAACTGAAGCTCGTCGTTCTCAGATTTTGGAAGAAATCGAAGCAAAGCGGGCTAACAATAAACCACTTGATCCACGTGCAGGACCATATAACGTGATTTTGGCTGATCCACCATGGGATTACATGGGTGAGGTCGCAGTTGGATATCCAACGATGACTTTGGAAGATATTTGTGCGATGCCTGTCAATGACATTGCAGCCGAAGATGCCGTTTTGTTTTTGTGGTGCTCTGCATCCCTAATTCGTGAAGCATTGGCAGTGATTGATGCATGGGGATTTACCTATAAGACCCAATCCATTTGGGACAAAATGTCCGCTGGGCAAGGCTGTTATGTGCGAGTGCAGCATGAAATTTTATTAATTGCGACTCGCGGTAAATTGCCAGAAGTACCTCCAACCGCACGACCAGGATCAGTATTTACATTCCGTCGTCGTGAGCACAGTCGTAAACCTGATTATTGCTACGAGATGATTGAGAGTATGTACCCTGAATTATCAAACAAAATTGAATTATTTTGTCGCGGAATTCCACGAAAAAACTGGAATGGCTTCGGCAATGAATGCATCACTGACGATCAAATTTTAAGCCCAGTAATGCAAATGATTAATGCTGAAAATGACGATGTCTATTTTTCAGAAAAACAAGCAGCATAA
- the arsH gene encoding arsenical resistance protein ArsH, producing the protein MTDLPNIDKELFHKPSLNEIQVNSLVSHHPKILLLYGSLRERSFSRLLAEEAERILNAMGCETRFFNPSGLPQVDDAPETHPKVVELRELVQWSEGMVWSSPERHGAMTGLIKSQIDWIPLSIGAVRPSQGKTLALLQVSGGSQSFNAVNQMRILGRWMRMITIPNQSSVPKAFLEFDDNNRMKPSANYDRVVDVMEEMVKFTLLTRSVSTYLTDRYSERKESSEELSKRVNQRSI; encoded by the coding sequence ATGACCGACCTACCCAATATCGATAAAGAACTCTTTCACAAGCCAAGTCTTAATGAAATTCAAGTTAACTCTTTGGTTAGTCATCATCCGAAGATATTGCTTTTATATGGCTCACTTAGGGAAAGATCATTTAGTCGCCTTCTAGCAGAAGAAGCCGAAAGAATATTGAATGCGATGGGTTGTGAAACACGATTTTTTAATCCCTCGGGATTACCGCAAGTAGACGATGCGCCAGAAACACACCCCAAAGTAGTGGAACTAAGGGAGCTCGTGCAATGGTCAGAAGGAATGGTTTGGAGTAGTCCTGAGCGTCATGGCGCAATGACAGGACTCATAAAATCTCAAATTGATTGGATTCCACTCAGTATTGGTGCAGTAAGACCTTCACAAGGCAAGACTTTAGCTTTATTGCAAGTCAGTGGTGGCTCGCAATCATTTAATGCTGTGAATCAAATGAGAATTTTGGGCAGGTGGATGAGAATGATTACTATCCCAAATCAATCCTCCGTACCCAAAGCATTTTTAGAGTTTGATGACAACAATCGCATGAAGCCTTCAGCCAATTACGATCGAGTGGTTGATGTGATGGAAGAAATGGTTAAGTTCACTCTATTAACTAGATCAGTTTCAACTTATTTAACTGATCGCTACAGTGAGCGAAAAGAGAGTTCCGAGGAATTATCTAAGCGGGTTAACCAAAGATCTATTTAA
- a CDS encoding antirestriction protein ArdA, with the protein MKSAKTEQVKINFRLNQPKNDTKAENIMSTFFAQPYSLDAVGFYFDTLDAYTEKSENMLDTFGNPIEEFEIQFIDGEDCELFSACRINQANLNLWFETIADLAEHEKTALYYLCSVSSYNLETALDKLEEVNLSEGNLKDVAEILFDEFYLNDVPESVRAYIDYEKYARDCEIGGDLYEFDFNGTTWTCTNASGV; encoded by the coding sequence GTGAAGTCTGCAAAAACAGAGCAAGTCAAAATCAACTTCAGGCTCAACCAGCCTAAAAACGATACGAAAGCAGAGAACATCATGAGCACATTTTTCGCACAGCCTTATAGCTTGGACGCAGTTGGTTTTTACTTTGATACTTTGGATGCATACACCGAGAAATCAGAAAATATGCTGGACACCTTCGGCAATCCTATAGAAGAGTTTGAAATTCAATTCATAGATGGTGAGGACTGCGAGTTATTTTCGGCTTGTAGGATTAACCAGGCCAATTTAAACCTATGGTTTGAAACTATTGCCGATTTAGCCGAGCATGAAAAAACAGCTTTGTATTACTTGTGCAGTGTTTCAAGCTATAACTTGGAAACTGCTTTGGATAAGTTGGAAGAAGTGAATTTGTCCGAAGGTAATTTGAAAGACGTAGCTGAAATTCTCTTTGACGAATTTTACCTAAACGATGTACCCGAATCAGTGCGTGCTTATATTGATTATGAAAAATATGCGCGGGATTGTGAAATAGGTGGTGACTTATACGAGTTTGATTTTAACGGCACAACCTGGACATGCACAAACGCATCAGGCGTATAA
- a CDS encoding relaxase/mobilization nuclease domain-containing protein, with amino-acid sequence MMVRVFNSGTGNAKSAINYLMGKNDHTGKLRAVAPEWLHGSPSLFQLVCNSTDRKQKYVSGAISFRDNEHPSEDQIKNIMAAFKTSFLPGLKEDDNYADAWIAHRDKSNLELHFVVAGTEIQSGRQLNIHPPGKRNIAHFQAFTQVMNQALGYDQVTPDPLKIALNEFEAKTDAGKKSRRVKRILSSELHSHIVSGRIANRDELITHLEGNYGEVTRIGKDYISIKLPGSSKAKRLKGPLFQADADYQELVKQHQKSKQPQKMTTEEYMQAKATLEKLTFERAAYFAKRYKKKTTFKRTLSNRGKALNTSGGNVKSPLKRIQSEIQQVQICPADTKILCVVAAASTETGTEVSTHQLSKFNVETSTASVNEDPHISTVNPVSNAMVFGIEMEIGNLANLVSKLMIRAQTTTNAAYYEILHAQIVKLQHQMEVLNYRMQMEKARGAQDTQQIDSSNKPKI; translated from the coding sequence ATGATGGTACGTGTGTTTAATTCCGGCACGGGCAATGCCAAATCCGCCATCAATTACCTAATGGGAAAAAATGATCACACTGGAAAGCTCAGAGCCGTAGCACCAGAGTGGCTCCACGGCTCTCCCAGCCTTTTCCAACTAGTCTGCAATAGCACGGATAGAAAGCAAAAATACGTCAGTGGTGCAATCAGCTTCCGTGACAATGAGCACCCTAGCGAAGATCAGATTAAAAACATCATGGCTGCTTTCAAGACTAGCTTCTTACCCGGATTGAAGGAGGACGATAATTATGCAGATGCTTGGATCGCTCACCGAGATAAATCCAATCTCGAATTGCATTTTGTTGTAGCCGGCACCGAAATTCAGTCTGGAAGACAGCTTAATATTCATCCGCCGGGAAAACGCAATATTGCACACTTTCAGGCATTCACGCAGGTCATGAATCAGGCTTTGGGCTATGATCAAGTTACACCCGATCCGCTTAAAATTGCACTTAATGAATTTGAAGCTAAGACCGATGCAGGTAAAAAATCCAGACGAGTTAAGCGCATCTTGTCCAGTGAGCTGCACAGCCATATTGTAAGCGGCAGGATTGCCAACCGTGATGAACTTATCACACATTTGGAAGGCAACTATGGCGAAGTCACTCGCATCGGCAAGGATTACATTTCCATTAAACTACCTGGCAGCAGCAAAGCCAAAAGACTCAAGGGACCATTGTTTCAAGCGGATGCTGATTACCAGGAGTTGGTCAAACAGCACCAAAAATCTAAACAGCCGCAAAAAATGACCACCGAAGAATACATGCAGGCAAAGGCCACCTTAGAAAAGTTGACTTTTGAGAGGGCGGCATATTTTGCCAAGCGATACAAGAAGAAAACAACTTTCAAACGTACCTTGAGCAATCGTGGAAAGGCGCTCAATACAAGTGGCGGTAATGTGAAATCACCACTCAAGCGAATACAGTCAGAGATACAGCAGGTACAGATTTGCCCAGCGGACACCAAGATTTTATGCGTTGTAGCTGCTGCTTCAACCGAAACTGGCACGGAAGTTTCCACGCACCAGCTATCTAAATTCAATGTGGAAACGTCAACGGCATCCGTAAATGAAGACCCTCATATTTCGACTGTCAATCCGGTTAGCAATGCCATGGTTTTCGGCATAGAAATGGAAATCGGTAATCTCGCCAATTTGGTGTCCAAATTGATGATAAGAGCCCAAACCACAACCAATGCGGCTTACTACGAAATACTTCATGCACAGATCGTTAAGTTGCAGCACCAAATGGAGGTTTTGAATTATAGGATGCAGATGGAAAAAGCGAGAGGTGCTCAAGATACACAGCAAATTGATTCTAGTAATAAACCCAAAATTTAA
- a CDS encoding IS3 family transposase (programmed frameshift) has protein sequence MPKGQRIKPEQIVMLLRQVEVLTANGKTLAQACKEVGVGEQNYYRWRKMYGGMEIDQAKKYKELEQENARLKKLVADLSLREVMLKEVNQGKLLSPARRKNAAQMLMDKYHISERSACGLVGLSRTTWRHLPIPRDDETPMRAEVIRLASTYGRYGYRTIAGLMRNAGWLSATSAKVARIWREEGLKVPQKQPPRGRLWLNDGSCMRLRATHPNHVWSYDFVFIRDAYGGKIRMLTMIDEFSRRCLTIHCARRIGSIQVIEQLADAMVTHGIPEYIRSDNGPEFIAKDLRKWLSGIGVKTAYIEPGSPWENGFCESFNGTFRDNLLDGELFYSLKEARVVVGEWVKHYNHVRPHSSLDYRPPAPQTQVPKLIHHQPIMIQ, from the exons ATGCCTAAAGGTCAACGTATTAAACCGGAACAAATTGTGATGTTATTGCGTCAAGTCGAAGTTTTGACTGCCAACGGAAAAACACTAGCTCAGGCTTGTAAAGAGGTTGGTGTAGGTGAACAAAACTACTATCGCTGGCGCAAAATGTATGGCGGTATGGAAATCGATCAAGCCAAGAAATACAAAGAACTTGAACAGGAAAATGCCCGTTTAAAGAAACTGGTAGCTGACCTATCCCTGCGGGAGGTGATGCTCAAGGAAGTCA ATCAAGGGAAACTATTAAGCCCTGCTAGACGTAAGAATGCAGCGCAGATGCTCATGGATAAGTATCATATCTCTGAGCGATCTGCCTGTGGTTTAGTGGGGCTGTCTAGAACAACTTGGCGTCATTTGCCAATCCCTAGAGATGATGAAACGCCCATGAGGGCAGAAGTGATTCGTCTCGCTAGTACCTACGGTCGCTATGGTTATCGAACGATTGCTGGACTAATGAGGAATGCTGGTTGGCTCAGTGCGACATCGGCTAAAGTTGCTCGTATTTGGAGAGAGGAAGGTCTCAAAGTTCCACAAAAGCAGCCGCCAAGAGGTCGGCTATGGTTAAACGATGGAAGTTGCATGCGACTCAGAGCTACACATCCTAACCATGTCTGGAGTTATGACTTTGTGTTTATTAGAGATGCCTATGGCGGTAAGATAAGGATGCTCACGATGATTGATGAATTTAGTAGAAGATGTTTGACGATCCACTGCGCCCGAAGGATAGGCTCTATCCAAGTGATTGAACAGTTAGCTGATGCCATGGTCACTCATGGCATCCCTGAATATATTCGAAGTGACAATGGACCTGAGTTTATTGCCAAAGACCTTCGTAAGTGGCTGAGTGGTATTGGTGTCAAGACCGCCTATATTGAACCAGGTAGTCCCTGGGAAAATGGCTTTTGTGAAAGCTTTAACGGAACCTTCAGAGATAACTTACTTGATGGTGAACTCTTTTATAGCCTAAAAGAAGCAAGAGTTGTCGTTGGCGAGTGGGTCAAGCATTACAACCATGTCAGGCCTCATAGCTCTCTGGATTATCGACCACCAGCACCACAAACCCAAGTACCAAAGCTCATCCACCATCAACCAATCATGATCCAATGA
- the mobC gene encoding plasmid mobilization relaxosome protein MobC, translating to MRFEIRLSPSEYNGLVSQALLAEGNSLAQYARNKLIYGGNAAIEHYRQQRDTSKAVIAEIARIGNNVNQIARALNRDDDVSMAMLEELCKVEVRLAAMDQQFQNTLRAQVQS from the coding sequence ATGCGCTTCGAGATCCGTTTATCTCCTAGTGAATATAACGGACTTGTATCCCAAGCCCTACTTGCTGAAGGCAATTCATTAGCACAGTACGCCAGAAACAAACTCATCTATGGTGGAAATGCTGCAATCGAGCATTATCGCCAACAGCGAGATACAAGCAAGGCAGTCATTGCCGAAATAGCCCGTATCGGCAACAACGTCAATCAGATAGCTAGAGCCTTGAATCGTGACGATGATGTTTCAATGGCCATGTTAGAAGAACTTTGCAAAGTGGAAGTCAGACTTGCGGCCATGGATCAGCAATTCCAGAACACTCTCCGTGCACAGGTGCAATCATGA
- a CDS encoding DNA methyltransferase — protein sequence MEAWASFKENLPHQSFPFTKRNWGSPLHSVCSYQAKMKPSLAHHLIETFSKPGDIVLDPFSGSGTIPFEASLLGRQGYGLDIALLGSALSNAKLMRASVEGVNKILQDLEDWIRNSEVSEDVIAEADEIKFNGPLKEYFHTDTYSEILKARSFFLNTKNDSAEWYLVMACMLHILHGNRPYALSRNSHPITPYAPTGEFIYKSVLEKLSVKVFKSLAVELPSTFVQGKCFQADITNQWPEELSNIDAIITSPPFFDSTRFYITNWMRYWFCGWSRSDFDTESTNFIEVTQKKSLTIYEPIFEQFAQRLKPNGLAILHLGFSKKCDMAKELAILAKEKFKILDAYTESVEHCESHGIRDKGSVTGHQYLILQNK from the coding sequence ATGGAAGCATGGGCATCATTTAAAGAAAACTTACCTCATCAATCGTTTCCATTCACTAAACGAAATTGGGGAAGTCCTCTGCACTCCGTATGTTCATATCAGGCTAAGATGAAACCATCATTAGCTCACCATTTGATTGAAACTTTCTCTAAACCTGGAGATATAGTTTTAGATCCATTTAGTGGGTCTGGAACAATACCCTTCGAAGCCTCATTATTGGGTAGACAAGGATATGGATTGGACATTGCGCTACTTGGCTCTGCACTGTCAAATGCAAAGTTAATGAGAGCTTCTGTTGAAGGAGTCAACAAAATTCTCCAAGATTTGGAGGATTGGATAAGAAATTCTGAGGTTTCAGAAGATGTGATTGCAGAAGCGGATGAAATTAAATTTAATGGTCCGCTCAAAGAGTATTTTCACACTGATACTTATTCCGAGATACTAAAGGCAAGATCCTTTTTTTTAAATACAAAGAATGATTCGGCAGAATGGTATCTAGTAATGGCATGCATGCTTCATATATTGCATGGAAATCGACCTTATGCATTAAGCCGAAATAGCCATCCGATAACACCATATGCGCCAACTGGCGAATTTATTTACAAATCAGTTTTAGAAAAACTAAGTGTTAAAGTATTTAAAAGCTTAGCGGTAGAGTTACCCTCAACCTTCGTCCAAGGTAAATGTTTTCAAGCCGATATTACAAATCAATGGCCAGAGGAACTGTCGAATATCGACGCTATCATTACATCTCCCCCGTTCTTTGATTCAACCCGGTTTTATATAACAAATTGGATGCGTTATTGGTTTTGTGGATGGTCTAGATCCGACTTTGATACGGAATCAACAAACTTTATTGAGGTTACTCAAAAGAAGTCCCTAACCATCTACGAGCCGATTTTCGAGCAATTCGCTCAACGACTAAAACCAAATGGCCTAGCAATCTTGCATTTAGGATTCAGTAAAAAATGTGACATGGCGAAAGAACTTGCAATCCTAGCGAAAGAAAAATTTAAAATTCTCGACGCATATACCGAGTCGGTTGAACATTGCGAAAGCCACGGAATTCGAGACAAAGGCTCCGTAACGGGGCATCAATATTTAATTCTGCAAAATAAGTAA
- a CDS encoding metalloregulator ArsR/SmtB family transcription factor encodes MNNTNAISAFLALGQETRLNVFRLIVQRGDTGLTPSGIIEALGIPNATLSFHLKDLVDAELLLVERQGRNMIYRPNAVHVQKLSEFLLDNCCGGKSCIPVKPLKKAKAK; translated from the coding sequence GTGAATAATACTAACGCCATCTCCGCATTCCTCGCTTTAGGGCAAGAAACCCGCCTTAATGTATTTCGCCTTATTGTTCAGCGGGGAGATACTGGTTTAACACCAAGCGGGATTATTGAAGCGTTAGGTATCCCAAATGCCACTCTAAGTTTTCACTTAAAGGATTTGGTTGATGCCGAATTGTTATTAGTAGAGCGTCAAGGACGAAATATGATCTACCGCCCTAACGCTGTACATGTTCAAAAATTAAGTGAGTTTTTATTAGACAACTGTTGTGGTGGTAAATCATGTATTCCTGTCAAACCCCTCAAGAAAGCCAAAGCCAAATGA
- a CDS encoding arsenate reductase ArsC encodes MYSCQTPQESQSQMKQYNILFLCTHNSARSILGEALASTHPSGKFVGYSAGSTPGTSVNPFAAELTQEMGYDQSKLRSKNWDKYGLSDAPKMDFIITVCDNAAGEQCPYWPGTPATAHWGFPDPSQVQGNDEEKRRAFRDVMIGLKKRIDILANMPLDTLDSMSLKEIHTKV; translated from the coding sequence ATGTATTCCTGTCAAACCCCTCAAGAAAGCCAAAGCCAAATGAAGCAATACAACATACTCTTTTTATGTACCCATAACTCGGCCCGTTCAATCTTGGGGGAAGCGCTAGCATCAACTCATCCTAGTGGAAAATTTGTTGGTTACTCAGCAGGTTCTACTCCCGGAACTTCAGTAAATCCATTTGCTGCAGAACTAACACAAGAAATGGGTTACGACCAAAGCAAGCTCAGAAGTAAAAATTGGGATAAGTATGGTTTATCTGACGCTCCAAAAATGGATTTCATCATTACTGTTTGTGACAATGCGGCTGGTGAGCAATGCCCATATTGGCCAGGAACCCCAGCGACTGCTCACTGGGGATTTCCTGACCCATCACAAGTTCAAGGAAATGATGAGGAAAAGAGAAGAGCATTTAGAGATGTCATGATTGGCTTAAAAAAGCGTATAGACATATTAGCAAATATGCCATTA
- a CDS encoding site-specific integrase, giving the protein MKLASHLRRSRHGVFYFRIVFPKILATILGKPELNRSLLTRCPKTAKLTGYQLSGTMLPLITRLARLMTIDPDSLDPESIKKLIVEGLTIGKDGSISAARIQTSDNPQVAQEELKNFALFLHASRGEQPAPLPTEALKIEAKKLKAEITQFAPSLPTKPSTLKDAFDSYLLSKKGIAAATKKSYTESLELFGILMGGNHRMVHELTRRECMDFNEALSHIPLHAKKRNIKIGTASEILLNPPTMLDANGNDTAPDTISARTCNDHLTNVSGFFSWAIKAGRCFEPNPFEDSVRHSDGEIDGGAEAFQQEELIKIFDSANFMKAKRPHQFWGPLLLLFTGARANEIACLDLDDIIIENGIRSISIKHRPRKKPDSIAHKIETKRLKNAQSKRTIPLHPILWEIGLDDYLADLRLLGATRLFPNLPMDSREKRERNLSRDVNNYLQKIGVHIPRTKVLHSFRDTVADALGTSDLDAVRADQWTGHAPVGIKAKHYRSKATADVQARDAFTALDFPFIHFDTLRYRKGWWNEWLVKNMVP; this is encoded by the coding sequence ATGAAATTAGCTTCACACCTACGCCGTTCTCGACACGGCGTTTTTTATTTCCGAATCGTTTTTCCAAAAATTCTCGCTACCATTCTAGGTAAGCCAGAACTTAATCGCTCCCTGCTTACCCGTTGCCCCAAAACCGCAAAGCTTACGGGCTACCAACTTTCTGGCACAATGCTACCATTGATTACCAGATTGGCGCGACTTATGACGATTGATCCAGATAGCCTTGACCCGGAAAGCATTAAAAAACTGATAGTGGAAGGACTCACTATCGGGAAAGATGGCAGTATTTCTGCTGCTCGTATTCAGACGAGCGATAATCCTCAGGTCGCCCAAGAAGAACTAAAAAACTTCGCCCTCTTCTTGCATGCCAGTCGTGGTGAACAACCAGCTCCGCTACCAACTGAAGCACTCAAAATAGAAGCTAAGAAATTAAAAGCCGAAATTACTCAATTTGCGCCCTCCCTTCCAACAAAGCCAAGCACATTGAAAGATGCCTTTGATTCCTATTTGCTTTCCAAAAAAGGCATTGCTGCCGCTACGAAAAAATCCTACACAGAAAGCCTGGAATTATTTGGAATTCTAATGGGTGGCAATCATCGCATGGTACATGAACTCACTCGGCGGGAATGCATGGACTTCAATGAGGCACTTTCGCATATTCCACTGCATGCCAAAAAACGAAATATTAAAATCGGCACGGCATCTGAAATTTTGCTCAATCCACCAACCATGCTCGATGCGAATGGCAACGATACTGCTCCTGACACTATTTCAGCTAGAACATGCAACGACCACTTAACCAATGTATCTGGATTTTTTTCATGGGCGATTAAAGCTGGACGTTGTTTTGAACCAAATCCATTTGAAGATTCAGTCCGCCACTCTGATGGCGAAATTGATGGCGGTGCAGAAGCGTTTCAGCAAGAAGAACTGATTAAGATTTTTGATAGTGCGAACTTTATGAAGGCAAAACGACCACATCAGTTTTGGGGTCCTTTACTGCTCTTATTTACGGGTGCTCGTGCAAACGAAATTGCTTGCCTTGATCTAGATGACATCATTATTGAAAATGGTATTCGCAGTATTTCAATTAAACATCGCCCCAGAAAGAAGCCTGACTCAATTGCGCACAAGATAGAAACTAAGCGACTCAAAAATGCACAGTCAAAAAGAACCATACCGCTGCATCCAATATTATGGGAAATTGGTCTTGATGATTATCTCGCTGACTTGCGATTATTGGGTGCTACGCGGCTTTTCCCAAATCTGCCCATGGATTCCAGAGAAAAACGAGAACGCAATTTATCTAGGGACGTGAATAACTATCTCCAAAAAATCGGCGTACATATTCCACGCACTAAGGTTCTGCATAGTTTCCGTGACACGGTGGCTGACGCATTAGGCACAAGTGATCTTGATGCTGTTCGTGCTGACCAGTGGACAGGTCATGCACCAGTCGGCATTAAAGCGAAACACTACCGCAGTAAAGCGACTGCGGATGTCCAAGCAAGGGATGCATTCACGGCTTTAGATTTTCCATTCATTCATTTTGATACTTTGAGATATCGAAAAGGCTGGTGGAATGAATGGCTAGTAAAAAATATGGTTCCTTAA
- a CDS encoding replication initiation protein codes for MSQQLEDFYSHLNEAVMTTNDFSEGIKFRKREKVDQFSYCGLNQMYKHYLSFDLDIPGSAYRFDDLNLPTPTIITINPTNAHCHYLYHLKTPVAYHNNSRTGPQDYFEAIQKEMENRLRADTAYNHTITKNPLNDRWRVQTFPTSYDLSDFLEYIDLPKRGTVRKLPDNLMIKGRNDELFHTLRLWAYIAVHNFADGDRWDMEVFAEAMEINSLFDKPLPMSEIKSTAKSVSRGVWRYRHQLGNHTPKVLKFTDETATQRMSLGAEYTNAIRVKKTLETLQKAKNELQMMGNSKISISRLVEHTGMNIKTVRKYFPQLY; via the coding sequence ATGAGCCAACAACTAGAAGATTTTTATTCTCACCTAAATGAAGCAGTCATGACCACCAATGATTTTTCGGAAGGTATCAAATTTCGTAAGCGCGAAAAGGTCGATCAGTTTTCCTATTGCGGACTGAATCAAATGTATAAGCATTACCTTAGCTTCGACTTGGATATTCCTGGTTCAGCATATCGTTTTGATGATTTGAATTTGCCGACACCAACCATTATTACAATTAATCCGACGAATGCTCATTGCCATTATCTGTACCACTTAAAAACGCCCGTTGCATACCATAACAATAGCCGTACAGGTCCTCAGGATTATTTTGAAGCTATTCAAAAAGAAATGGAAAATCGCCTTCGAGCCGATACCGCCTACAATCATACGATTACCAAGAATCCATTAAACGACCGCTGGCGTGTGCAAACATTTCCGACTAGCTATGACCTATCCGATTTTTTAGAATATATTGACCTTCCTAAAAGGGGAACAGTTCGCAAACTACCTGATAATTTAATGATCAAAGGTCGTAATGATGAGTTGTTCCATACCTTGCGTTTATGGGCATATATTGCGGTGCATAACTTTGCCGATGGTGATCGCTGGGATATGGAGGTATTTGCTGAAGCAATGGAAATCAACAGTTTATTTGATAAGCCGTTGCCGATGTCTGAAATTAAAAGCACTGCAAAATCGGTTTCCCGTGGGGTTTGGCGATACCGTCATCAGTTAGGCAACCATACGCCCAAAGTGCTCAAATTTACCGATGAAACAGCCACACAACGCATGAGTTTGGGAGCTGAATACACCAATGCTATTCGTGTAAAAAAAACGCTAGAAACCTTACAAAAAGCAAAAAATGAATTGCAGATGATGGGGAACTCTAAGATCAGTATTTCAAGGTTGGTAGAACATACAGGAATGAATATCAAGACTGTTCGCAAGTACTTTCCACAACTGTATTAA